The following is a genomic window from Amycolatopsis acidiphila.
CTGTGCTGCTGGCCCACGGCGGCGAGATCGCTTCCGACGCGGTGGTCCTCGCGACGGGCGGCACAGCCCGGCGGTTGCCGGGCGCCTGCTCCGTCCCGGTGCTGCGCGACCGGGCCGACGCCGACAGTCTGCGGGCCCACCTCCGGCCCGGAGCACGGCTCGTGATCGTGGGGGCCGGGCTGATCGGCGCCGAGGTCGCTTCGACCGCGTCGGCGGCCGGGGTGGCGGTCACGCTGGTGGACCCCGTGCCGGTTCCCCTGGTCCCCGCACTGGGACCCGAGATCGCCGAGGTGCTGCACCGCATGCACGAGGAGCGAGGTGTCCGCGTCGTGCGCGGGAAACCGGTGCGCAGCACCATCCGCTCGGTGGAGGTCGAACGGGCACACGGGACGTTCCTGACGCTGGAGGCCGACGTCGTGCTGGCCGCGATCGGCCTCGATGTGGACACCACACTCGCCGCCTCCGCCGGATTGCCGGTCGCCGGCGGTGTGGTGGTCGGACCGGACGGCAGGACGAGCAATCCGGCCGTCTACGCGGCCGGCGACCTCGCGCGCACCCGCCTGCCCGACGGCACCCTGGTGCGACGAGGCGAGCATTGGGAGTCCGCGCTGCACGACGGCACCGCGGTCGCGCGATCCCTGCTCGGGCTCCCGCTGCCGGAGCGGCCGCCGGCGTGGTTCTGGTCGGACCGCTACGGGGTGCACGTCGAGGCCACGGGCTCCATGGCCGCTCCCGGTTCGACCGTCCTGCGCGGGGAACACCTGGCCTTCCGCCTCGACGAGGACAGCCGCCTGGT
Proteins encoded in this region:
- a CDS encoding NAD(P)/FAD-dependent oxidoreductase, which translates into the protein MTAGHPVRSVTVAGGGLAGFTVARELRANGFEGTVRIVDPEGVPYDRPPLSKGYLAGAVTAEAIRLAPEQWYADNAVEVIEDSVAKLSPGSGTVLLAHGGEIASDAVVLATGGTARRLPGACSVPVLRDRADADSLRAHLRPGARLVIVGAGLIGAEVASTASAAGVAVTLVDPVPVPLVPALGPEIAEVLHRMHEERGVRVVRGKPVRSTIRSVEVERAHGTFLTLEADVVLAAIGLDVDTTLAASAGLPVAGGVVVGPDGRTSNPAVYAAGDLARTRLPDGTLVRRGEHWESALHDGTAVARSLLGLPLPERPPAWFWSDRYGVHVEATGSMAAPGSTVLRGEHLAFRLDEDSRLVGCAAIDEGKALRAARRLIAGGAIVSARDLADPAVDLRRLAIRSLPPP